CGTCCTCTATTTCCTTCTCCATTGTTTACCAGTTATTCAGTTATCAGCTGCATTTGTGCACGAGTATACTTGCACATCTGAGAACCATTCATGTGCAGCAAGGGTTGCTGCTGCCAGTGGGAGTATCCACAAATAAAGATCATTCATTTTCATGCCCGGTCGATGTAAACACCGAAGGGTTCTCTTGTCGATACATGCCCGTGTGCGTATCGGACCTAGTTTAATGATGAATGAACTGCACATCGGCGAAAGCCGAAACAGAACCATACGAGGAAATGTGCAGAAGGAGCATTCTGGTCATGTGTTATGTTGCAAGAGCAAAAGAAGCGGTGTGGTTTTAGTACCAAGCCGGTGATCTGTTCCTTAGAGAAAAGCATGGGAGGAAAGCAAATGGAGGATGAATGCTTTATTCTGTGCTTTGATTTTTGGGTCAAATCTTTATTCTGTGCTTTTCAACCTGTCTATTTTTGCTTTACTCCCATTCCCATGCGAAAAAGAAATGTTCCACGCCTCCTTTGTGCCGAACCCACTAGCAAAGATTCCTGACCGATGTTGCATCTTTTAAATAATCCGTAAAGATGCAAATTGCACTTTTGAGGTAGGTTTGTAATGCTACACCTCCTTAGAAAATCCTCCACAAAACatttaaatttcatgaaatttcataaagAAACCGTTATTACTTTCATAGAAGTTTAATGCaaggcgaaaaaaaaaataaaagttcaggCATGTCTGGTTCATGAAATTGTGTAGTTTCTTGATTTTCAGACAATTTCGAGAAAGTATTAGGTTAAACTTTGAAAAGCGTCCCTGAAATTGAAAGaaggaaaatcgttctccaaaTCATAATAATAGatacttttttttgggtcggcaTGGTAATAGATACTAAAAatattgtatatatatttttctctcttggaGCTCTTCCCTAATTAAATTAATGGGTTTGCAAAATCACTGGAAGAGTCTCTCTTCCTTAAAATTTTTCGGTGGAATATGAGTAAATTTGCACCAGCCACACATATTAAGAAAATCGAAAGTTATTCacatgtttcttgtttttgatgataataataaattttattcacatgtttcttgtttttgatgataataataaaaaaattttatcatCTCAAAATATAACTTTCATTTGTAATTAACGATATTTCTCAGAAGAAAATTACCCTTTCGCGGATAGGAATCCTCAGGAACCCATCAGATTCCTTCCCGGCGTGTGCATCGGCGACGTCCACCTCCGGCCGGAAATCCAATCCCGGCCGCCGCATCCCACGGACGAGATTAGCCGCAGCCAGGGGCAAGGCTTCCTCCGGCCGCCCGATCGTGAGAGACGGGGACcagccgccgcccccgccgcccaCGTGGCGGATGGCGAGGGGCATTCCAGTCATTTCCGGCCGCGCCCAGTACACCAACTGAGTTAAAAGGGGTAGTtagaaatggcaaaaaaaaaaaaaaaaaacggactTTTAACTTCCGTATGCAGCTTcgatcttcttcctcttcttcttctccgccGGACGCCGTGCTCTCGAATTCCGATCTCGATTCGACGGATTCCGATCGCACGAGCCGCCGGTGAAGAAGGGAGGGTCCGATCGGAGGGGGATCGATTCGCGGCCGATCGCCCGGCGATGGACAGCAGGAGACCGGGAGTGATGAAGGTGAGGCTCGACGGCTCGGCTCTCGGCAGGAAGATGGAGAGCTCGTCGAGCCGCGATTCCGTCGCCCCGAAGCACAGACCCGCGTCGGCCGTGGTGAAAACCGAGGTACGTGCGCGAGAAACGAAATCGGGAGTCGGCGCCGCGTGGGATCGCGGTTCGAGCTGGATTCGCAGCTGAAACGCGTTTTTGGTTTGTGCGCCGATTGATCGGTCGAGCTGAGCTCGTTTTGATGGGATTGGAGAGATTTCTAggggatgaaattgaagtgaaatCGAGTCTATCTGGTTACTCGAAATGCGAGCGAATTTGAGAATGATGGGGCTTGGTCGATGTTTGTAGGTGAAGTCGAAGGCGATGCCGAGCTCGTCGAAGACCGTGGCGagaacgacgacgacgacgacgacggctaCTAAAGTGAGGGAGAAGAAAGTGTTCAATTTGCCTGGCCAGAAACACGATCCTCCTGAAGAGGTTTCTCATCTATTGCCGAGCGATTCTTGTTGCATAAAAATCATCTGGTGTTGGAATGAAATTTCAtttcttgttgtttttgctttgtTCCCTATTTTCAGAGAGAGCCCTTGAGGATATTTTACGAGTCGTTATCCAAGCAAATCCCAACTAGCGAAATGGCAGAGTTCTGGTGAGTATTGTCGACCTTCTTTAGTTGCAACTGTCATATGTTTCGGGAATTTGAATAGAATGGTTGTGGCTGGTGTTTTTCTTATCGGTGCTTTGGGTGCTAACTGCTGGAGTTCAATTGTAAATTGCTATATTAGATATGAGCAAACACATTGATAATTGCCATTCAATGTTTTATGTTCTGGATACAACTTCCTCATCAAAGAGTAAATTATTCTTCGGTAAACTTACTTCTAATTACTCAAGAAAGAAGACTTTTAACTTGATGACCAGTCAAGACAACAAAAGCCATCTGTATCTAGAAGTAGATGAACCACTTTTACCTGAGAACCTCCTTTTTTAGATAGGATTCTGATTTTTCCAATGAGGATTAGTATCAGGCATGTTCCATCACCTTATGATCCTTGTTTGGTGGTTGAGATGGTCATTTTTTCTAGTTATTTCTAATTATCAACCGTGATTTGAATTAATTTGGATTTATTTTGTGTTAGAATTTGTGTTGTGTAATTACCCACTTGTTGCCACtagtaatttaattgaaatgtaGGCTATATTTGGTGACTTCTGGTAAAGAGTTTATGGTCTTACGCTTATAATAGCCAGCTGGAGGTGACTTTGAAAGAGGTGAACAAGGAAGAAtcgtgtttcttttttgtttcattgcCAGAGATAATGCTTATCAGCAATCAGTGCACATGTAGTTCCAAAAGGTTCCATTTACAAACTAGGTGGAGTTTGTCAAAGAAGAGTTCGTGGAGTTTGTTTTGAGTGGCTAAACAGGGAACTGGAGCAGTGGCTAGGGATAGATGACATGCAGGAAAACTTCAATGGATAACTTTCCATCTTCTCTTCAAACACCCCTCCCCCCTTTCAATTGAGAAAGTAAGAGGGAGGTGTGATATTTCATATAATTGTTATGACTGGTTGTACTTATGTGGTGAATAGAATTCCTGCACCAGTCAATTTTCCCTGAACTTGAAGGACCCAGAGAACTCATAGTTCTTTACCTGAACTGGAATGTGTACCCATAATCCAAGTATTGAGTCTGATAAAGTCGGGTTACTTTGCATAtaacttttgaagatttttttagaGGGACGAATGTACTGCATagaaaatttttttgttgtctTAACAGAGCTGAATTTTGACTGCTCAAATTGAGGACATGATGCATTCTATCCTGGCTTAGATGCTCAATTATCTTGAGAAAATTTACTGAGTTGGTGGCCATGAGGATTAATTTGGGGACAGCTAGGTGAGAATGTTGAGATAATCGACAGAACTAAGATGCGAGGGAATGAATGTTCTTATAGAATCTTGACGGAGAAGAAACTCAGGAGAAAggattctctttttttcttgctaTACCAGAATTTTAATAGCATTGTATCGATCTGAACTAGCTTGGAACTGGCAAACTATTAGCAATCACTGAGCAACGAGGCATTCTATTAAGAAACAAACTTCGATTTTGCTGCAGCACTATAATTAACGCTATTGTCATATTGCAGAAGGTCATTATTTCTTATCCTTAGTTAATTAATGATGCTATGTACTACTAGTCTTGTTAAGCatgtttgatttttaatttgacGATAACTCAAAAGGTTTCTCATACTTATAATGAACAGGATGATGGAACATGGCTTGTTGTCCCCTGAAAGAGCAAAAAGAGCATATGAGAAGAaacagaagaagcaaaagcaaatGCGCACAGGAACCCCTGTTAAGTCATCATATACACCTAGCAAACCCGAGAGTTCACAGAAACAGCAAGCCTCAAAAAATGGCGACTTAAGGGCCAACAAAAGAATCATCCAGGACAGCAATGACAATCTAAGTCATAAGAGAAGGAAAGTGTAGGAGATAccataaaatgattatttagACATTGCTTCATTTACTTTTAAGAACATTGCACTGCAAGGCAAGGGTAGTGAAGCAATCAATGTTGCGAGAAAAAATACATTCTTTGTCAACTTATGAGGACAAtaaacaataaaatgaaaacttgGATACGACCAGGAATTTCCTGTGATTGGATGCTATAACTGTTGACAGGGAAATTATAACTCTCAGGCAAATTTGTGATTCGTCTGCAggtaaaatttttatctttAGAATTCCGGAGCTCAAATAAGCAAAAACCTTGAAAGCTTTAACAGAACACAAACACAGACGCCAAGTGCACTGTGGCATCACGCATCATGCCCACATCTTTTTAACTGAGGATTACCATACATTGTGCTTTCTGCTTCCCTTGAGGTATGTCTAATCTTTATTCATAAGCTGCCGAAGTTTATAGAGAGAATATTGCACCGTGGCATGATGCATCATGCCCACATCTTTTTAACTGAGGATTACCATACACTGTGGTTTCTGCTTCCCTTGAGGTATGTCTAATCTTTATTCATAAGCTGCTGAAGTATATAGAGCGAATATTCAAGTCTCATAGAATCTTCAATGTCGGTGTGAAACCAATGCCTTGCAATATGCTGTCGATGCCATCTTCTATATTCCTTTTCTTCTACTTTTCCTGTTTAGAAGAGTTAGCAGATGCATCACCTGATGTATGAGGTAGATTGGTGGGTAATGATATTTTTGTGGCGATACCCTGACTAATAAGCAAAACCAAGGTAAGGGAGGGAACATGAAGAATTGATGTGCATGGAAAATCCAATCATAGCAGGGGAAAATTTGACAGAAGAGAGGGATTTGTTATCTATCAGATGTACAAACATTTGGTGACTCTCCATGCGTTAGGGTGCTGTGACAAATTAAGCCGAAGAGCCCGTTATCGTGGCATCAACAGTGATGGGCTTGTCAAGACATGGACTTGTTATTGTGGCCTCAAGAACTTGAATGTGTGCTCTCCCATAATTATATGTGCGCCGGTCGCCAAGCGTCGCACCCAGTGGGGATTAGGTGGATCCTCGAACGATGCTAACCCCATCATGGTTAGTGGGacagagggaaaaaaaagccTGCATCCTACAAGACTGTAGACCCTCCTTATCAAGCGCATCCTGTCCCTGTTTATACCACTGCTTACATATGGTGTATTTGTTGCCTTATTAGAGACCACGCACATCCCTATCATGACTTATAAAGTCGCACAGAACCATCCCCACACTACCTAAGATCTTGTTTCGGAAAGTCTATACGTAAGGCAATATCAAATGACAAAGCTGGAGGGCCGATCGGAGTTGGTCCTCCACAGCGCTCTTCAGGAACTCGGGCTAGGGAACACTGAGCCTTAAGGGTTCTTAGGAAGACAGCAATGCACACAAATCTCATCCCAtaatattaatctttttttcttcatgattAAATCATCTTttgcctctctctccctcctgaaatttttatggtatCATTTAGAACACGTCTTTGCACGACAAGGCACCTCATGCATGTGATGCATCAGACAAAGATAAAGCTGTAAATGTTGCTCCTGACCAAACTCTAGGGTAAGATCACTGAGTCATATCTTGTTTCTTCAAGTGCTGCTAGACCATCAGAGAGTGATGCAGTAAGGGAGTATATTACCCCTTGGTGAGAAACAGAGAATCGGATTTGTAATCTTCTCAAATGGATGAGCCATTTAATGATAGGTCCCAGCAGAATATTATTTTCTGACGATGTGACTGCAAAATTCAGCCTATATGTGCCTTAATAATTCAGAAGAAGAAGTGGCAACCACATTCAAAGGGAGGAATTAATCTTCTATCGAGAAACATCCTTGTGTAGCTCttgcaggaaaaggaaaaagacatgAGCTTCTGAACCCAACATTATTATCTATAATCTCAGATGTTCCGTCACATCCTTATGCACATGCTCACTTTCACGCACATATACATGGTCCAGAATCACAGAAGAATTTGACTAAATACGATCGTTAGCTATAGCACATTGACTGACATTGACAAGATAGATGAGATTTCAGTAATTGCCCAAGAGGAGAGAACTAATTTGCGGAAAATTTCACGGGTGCAAGTCTGTTCATTCCAATTACTATGTCTTATCATGCCATGTTTACTTGAATGTTACACACCCCCTTCAAGAGCAGGAAAATAATATAGTGAAAACAACAAGAGCAGGGTCCGCCACGTGAAATTACATGTGAATAGGcagaagaaaaaaactaaacatgctcattaaatgaGGGCACGGTAGCAAAAAAGAGGCTATACCTTCTTTGGACCCACCTCATGTTTATATGCACCAGATTAATGTGAAGATTTACTCGAGCTCTCTCATCTTGTTTTCCCTCCATTGTATGGGCAACCCATGTGACAGACACAAGCGGTGAATCCGCATGATTCAGTGGAACCATCTCTCAACACCTCCATGTCCATCTTAAATTCAAGATAGCTCAATGAAACATGTCTACATCAGATGGTTGTGACTACTCAAGTTGCGTATGTCTGTTACcaattcctttttcattttccatttttctttttttcatgtgGGTTTGTTTACACTGGTCTAGGGATGGGCCTTCCAAGCTTGACAGTGCATTGAATGTTCAGGAGAAGACATATGCAGAGTACATAATGAGGGATGGAATTCAAGAAAGCTCAATGATACATGTTCACATCAGATGGTTGTGACTGCTCAAACTGTGGATGTGTGCTAGCAATTTTCGTTccccacttttcctttttcatgtgGGTTTGGTCAAATCTAATCAAGGGGTGGAGTATATCGAAGCTTGACCGTGCATTGAATATCCAGGACATATGATGTGCAGAAAACACACAATGGGGATGGTCAACCTAATTTATTGCACTTTGGGGACCAGTTTCGGCGTTTGCTGAGCCTATCATAATGACCTTAGTTGATCTCTCGTAACCAAATTTACCTGTTGAAGACTGTCAAGGATGGGACAATGCTAGGTTGGTTGGATCATGTGAACTTAAGTGATGAAAGCCCAATTAATTACTTCTTCCGGACAAACCAGCTTTTAATGCAAAAAGAAGGCGAAAAAAGTTATACATTTTGTTCTGCTTATAACACAATGTCATTTGAGATCCAAAAGAGGTTGGCCGACTGATTTTCTCTTCGGAAAACATGCTAGAGAAGCACGTTTTAATAGATCTCAGATGAATTCGGATGATTTGGATTACAATGGACGCTCCTGCAAATGCAAGTCCATTGGAAAACATCTTATCCAAACTTGAATAAGGGACCTTTTGAAGACTTTCGTGTAACTGCCAATCATGTTTGGAAAAGGGGAAAGTTCGAAAGGATGGCCATGGACGGAACATGAACTTTTATAGCGTGAACTTCTTTCAAAATGACACATGTTCATCAACAACTTGCATTATTCTCACTGAAAACTTAATTTTCATCGATCACGTCTTAGCAAAATTATCTTTTACTTTCCTTTCGAACTTTTGCAAATCGAAGTAAGACATGACTAAGTTCTAAATGATCTTCACTTGGCTTTTGCGTGTTCTGAAAATACCTTAAGTATTGCTTGATGGGTAAAAGCCAAATTTCAAATGCCATagcagaagaaaaggaaattaaaaactCTGAAATAGACCCCATGATTCGGAATGAATTCACTATCTACATCATCTCAGGTCTCGAAGAAAATTCTATTATATTATAGAGCTCCCTTGACACTACTCTGCTTTCCAATGGGTAAGTGATTATTACCAAGCAGCCATCTTTGGACGAAATGCCCTTATTATTAATCGACAAAAACAGACACCATGCAGTCAATCCTGATGAATTCATCCCTCCTGACTCCGTCACGTGTCTGTAGCTGAATCTTTTATTcctgatcatcatcatcatcatcataaacTTGTACCTTCtaagaaaaaatacaaaatatcaCTCATCAGAGAGTTTAAAACAGAAGAAGCTGATTCTACAGCTCGCTCCTGCCCGAAAACAGAGAGAACAGTAGTAAATTTGTACTTTCTCTTATGGACACGATCCGTCCTCGATTGGGCGCAGTGCCTTTGCATGTTACCATGGATAACTGGTGACTCGTCTCCGGGGAGAGATTCTACACCTGGCAAAGACAAAATTTTCACAGTGTCCTTTCAGTCACAGTCAAAGAGAGCCAGCTGTCCCTGTGAAACTTGTTTGCTCGAGAGGTGCTCCTTTTCCCGTCTGCGTGCAGTGCATGGACACGTATTCGACTGCCCCGATAATGTTCAGGCAGGCTCATCTTTTACCGTACCGTTTCCCTTTTCTGATTGAAATGACTGTGATGCTTTACTGCTTTAGTTTTCTTCCACAAAAATTTAGCTTTAGAAAGCAACTCGTTTTACCGAAAGAAAATCTTGGATCTTCTTGGGTTCCCCCATCGATTGAGAATGAGAAAGAAAGTAATGGTTATGTGGTTGCAGGAGCCTTGTCTTCTATATTCCATATGCATAGGATTCTTTTCTACTTCGACCTCACATTTACATGTCACAGAGAATAACTTTAAGGATATGAAGCCTTACCccaaattttcagaaaaaaattgtatGTTCTCGAAGTAATTACCAAACAATAACCACCCTCGgtttctttaccaaaaataataaaaataataataataaccacCCTCGGCCTTCTTTAATCTCTATAAATCCCCAGCCACCTGCTCAGAATAACTGTTATGGAACTTTGAGAATCACaaagtgaaaaatataaaaatttaaaagatctCAATTATGCAAGCGTTTGTTCTCAAAGTGCGATTTTCCTCAAAGATTTAACGGACCTTCTAAGCAGTGTAGATCCCTCTATTTAGGTAAAGCCGGAACAACATGAGAAGTGAAAGTAGCAGAGAGCAAGCGCGAAAACTATTTCATTTGTAAAGATTTTTGGGTGCATAAATTCGTGTTTGTCGAAGAATGCACAAAGTTGGTTAGTATACAGGCAATGACTAGTTTAACTAAGAGCACATATCAGAAGGGCCAGTGAAGTAGCTGAGCAAGGGCTTGCCCGTTCGGCTAGTAGAAACTAGAAAGTCAGTAATGGTCGAATGTCACGTGTGTGGATAGCTGATTTTATTGTAAATTAGACCTTTTGAAATACACTTTATATGACCATCTTGACATGTTTCAAAAGGCTAattaaagaagagaaggaaCGAGGCATGTTTCACTGTGAAGTGCAATGCAACGAGTCTGATGTCTTTTGGACTAGGAGTGTGCAATAGGAATTGGCCGAATCAAGAATCGCTTGGATCGGATCGGACCGGCTGGTTCTAGACGGTTCCCGAAGAGAGCGGTTTGGTTCACAGTTCCTATTCTTGGAATCGGTGGCCAATCGGTTTGATTtttggttccaaggtgggaactaGACCAACCGGATTGACGGAACCGGACCgattaatatgaaaattaaaaaaaaaaatgagaaaaacccTCTTGCCCACCTTATCAGACTGGTCCTCTCCATTGATCTGAGAGGAAAGCAAAAATGGAAAGAGgggaaaacaaaaactaaaaagggcTCTGGTATGCACACTTGCATATGCCCCTTACCAATTGTACTTATGAAGTTTCTTCTAAGTAAAATCTTCTTCAATAATGATCATCTTTGGATAAATATTTgttgtaaaagaaaaaggttcTTATGAGATCGACTAGATTGGACCGAACTGGCCAATCAATCTGGTTCTTGGTCCCAGAATTGTGGAATTAGTCCTCCCAGTCCAGTTCTCAGTTCCACCTTGGAATCGGACTAGACCGAGAACCGATCAGTCCTATTTTGGACTATTAgacctagaaaaaaaaacaaaacataactTCTAGAAGGAATGATGAAGTTTATAGCTTCCAATGCACAAAGGATTGTTGTTGTAAGTTAGAGTTCTCAATAATCTCATTGCCCTTCCATAGTTTTGGTTGTTAAGAGCAGGTTTGCGCTAGTAAGCCATGCCCACGCCTAGTCATTCACGAGTGCTATAGATTTTCAATGATGGATTTCATAGGAGTGGCTCTACTCCATATTCATGTAAGCGATTTCATCAAGTGTACATTTTAGATAAATATACCACTCATTAGAGATATGGAACTTGTTAAAGCTTAATTCACCTCACTTAAGAGGAAACTCAATCTCCTCTTTGGAGCAACAGAATCAATAAAATAACTTGTTATTATTCATATAAACTTACTTCATGAGATGTCCAATCAAATAGATTTGGCTATATCCTTGTTAGTATCTCAAATTGGCATAAGTCACATTCCCATTGATGCTTCAATTATTTGCTTCCTTCCCAAAGGTTTAGTAAGAGGATTGGCTAAATCCGCAGACTTCACATAACTAATCGATATAATTCCTTGTTTCCATAGCTACATCATGTTATtatatttcaaatgaatttatttttttcctgcCATTTTAAGTTTTCAGCTTCGCAATGATTGATgttgcttttttaaaaaaaaataaaaataaaaatcacaatgCATAGACTTTGAGGACTCGGGGTTTCATGCCCAATGGGATCTCTTAGAAGAAATTTCTCAACCTCACTACTACCGAACTCAAGAGTTTTAAATTCTGCgttaaaaggggaaaaataccaaaaaaagtcctaaatctattgtatttgtaccaattcagtcttaaacttttcaattggaccaatttattcataaaccttttaatatttgtaccaatttagttcatccaGTCAATTTTAGCCGACCGGCGCTGATGTGGACGTCAGTCGGTGGCCGAATGCTTTGATGtgacaattttaaggatttttttttttttgaatttttttctttttccttttcctttcaaaggTGGGCCGCGAGCCTTCGGTGAGGCTCGTTGGCCACTGGGTCTTGCCGCGGGCGAAGGCGACCTCGCCCGTGGTTAGCGAGGCCATGGTGGCCATTGCTAGGGCGGAGGCGAGGGtcgagggccacgaccctcacCGGCGGCCGGCGAAGGCTTTGCAACCTCGCTTCGCGCCGGCGATggctgccatggcctcgtcggccaccgggcgagggccacgaAGCCCTCACCCGGCCTCTCCTAGGTCATCACCGAGGCCATGGCGACCATTGCCGACGAGGCCATGGTGGCCATCACCGGGCGAGGTGAGGGTTGCAAAGCCTTCGCCCGGCCGCTAgtgagggtcgtggccctcaaCCCTTGTCTCCGCCCCCGGCGATGGCCACCATGGCCTCGCCAAccgcgcgaggccgccctcgcccgcATC
This genomic stretch from Eucalyptus grandis isolate ANBG69807.140 chromosome 3, ASM1654582v1, whole genome shotgun sequence harbors:
- the LOC104437779 gene encoding uncharacterized protein LOC104437779, giving the protein MDSRRPGVMKVRLDGSALGRKMESSSSRDSVAPKHRPASAVVKTEVKSKAMPSSSKTVARTTTTTTTATKVREKKVFNLPGQKHDPPEEREPLRIFYESLSKQIPTSEMAEFWMMEHGLLSPERAKRAYEKKQKKQKQMRTGTPVKSSYTPSKPESSQKQQASKNGDLRANKRIIQDSNDNLSHKRRKV